One bacterium DNA segment encodes these proteins:
- a CDS encoding matrixin family metalloprotease, producing MRRAVPYILSFALCVGVLLAGRLSAPQPPDSKPIHSPSASQFLDMSPGAVCFAPGTPDEYMAEWEARIFGDRALDFRIGDRWQYTATNGYTGSPGSPITLTYSFIPDGVTIDGSPSQLFSRLNSLFGNPQAWQQQFALVFERWSEVSGITYVHVTDDGANFGAAGSLGSRGDVRIGSISIDGPSNVLAYNFYPDQGDMVLDASENWGAQAGNYIFLRNIAAHEHGHGWGLAHVCPANSTKLLEPFYSSAFDGPQHDDIRAAVRNYGDRFEPNNDAFNATELGIFQRDTTITEIGLNSVVDQDWWYFEIPNGFGFNLTVQPIGRTYLEGAQNGDGSCQAGTLINTLDDLNLDVFLYDATGSTVLAQSNTRPAGQSEQIYRFDTPPGGGAYQANVIGSQADNVQLYDLVFDLYNLSDPYLTVPALNFDTTQVGTPVILTTLLVNNVHYPLIVSSISTTGMFTVTPQDSLTLPASGSRELSVTYLATSLGSHTGMLTIHHNGPSGVIQCPLSGTAVDSWLQFVISNTVEFGEVMVGHMDSIRTAIRAMGNVPMTVQSIEVAPPFSALLNLPMELQVTQTLFFWPRFAPTEVGEYNGLLIINHSGTSSPDTIFLHGFGVPLAADDFAATLPGEFRLHQNYPNPFNPTTRIAFDLPRASDVKLEVFNVQGCHVREFLTGNLAAGNHTVEFDGSGLPSGVYLYRLSAGGFEGFGKMMLLK from the coding sequence ATGAGACGCGCTGTCCCCTACATCCTAAGCTTCGCCCTCTGCGTCGGGGTGCTCCTCGCCGGCCGGCTCTCGGCTCCGCAGCCTCCGGATTCTAAACCGATCCATTCCCCGTCGGCTTCTCAGTTTCTGGATATGTCGCCCGGTGCGGTCTGTTTTGCACCCGGTACGCCCGATGAGTACATGGCGGAATGGGAGGCCAGAATTTTTGGAGATCGGGCCCTCGATTTCCGCATCGGGGATCGCTGGCAATACACCGCCACCAACGGCTACACCGGTTCGCCCGGCAGTCCCATCACCCTCACGTACAGCTTCATTCCCGACGGCGTCACGATTGACGGTTCGCCCAGCCAGCTCTTCTCGCGTTTGAACTCCCTGTTCGGCAATCCGCAGGCGTGGCAGCAACAGTTTGCCCTCGTGTTCGAGCGTTGGAGCGAGGTATCCGGAATCACCTACGTCCACGTTACGGATGACGGCGCCAATTTCGGGGCTGCCGGATCCCTCGGCAGCCGGGGCGACGTCCGCATCGGCAGCATTTCCATTGACGGCCCGTCCAACGTCCTTGCCTACAATTTCTACCCCGATCAGGGGGACATGGTATTGGATGCGTCCGAGAATTGGGGCGCGCAAGCAGGCAACTATATCTTCCTTCGTAACATTGCAGCCCACGAGCACGGGCACGGCTGGGGGCTGGCTCACGTCTGCCCCGCCAACAGCACCAAGCTGCTGGAACCGTTCTATTCTTCAGCCTTCGACGGTCCGCAGCACGATGACATCCGCGCCGCCGTCCGTAACTATGGAGATCGTTTCGAACCCAACAACGATGCCTTCAATGCCACGGAACTCGGCATTTTTCAACGCGACACCACCATCACCGAGATCGGCCTCAACAGTGTCGTGGATCAGGATTGGTGGTATTTCGAGATTCCCAACGGCTTCGGCTTCAACCTCACCGTCCAGCCGATCGGCCGCACATATCTCGAAGGTGCCCAGAACGGGGACGGATCGTGTCAAGCGGGAACTCTCATTAACACGCTCGACGATTTGAATCTCGACGTGTTCCTCTACGATGCAACGGGTTCGACCGTGCTGGCTCAATCGAATACCAGACCCGCCGGACAAAGTGAACAAATCTATCGTTTCGATACGCCTCCCGGCGGCGGTGCCTATCAGGCAAACGTGATCGGATCGCAGGCCGACAACGTTCAGCTCTACGATCTTGTCTTCGACCTCTATAATCTAAGCGATCCCTACCTGACCGTGCCCGCGCTGAATTTCGATACCACGCAGGTGGGAACGCCTGTCATCCTCACCACCTTGCTCGTCAACAATGTCCATTACCCGTTGATTGTCAGCTCCATTTCCACCACCGGCATGTTCACGGTGACACCTCAGGATTCGCTCACGCTGCCCGCCTCGGGGAGTCGGGAGCTTTCGGTAACCTATCTGGCAACCAGCCTCGGCTCACACACCGGCATGCTGACGATCCATCACAACGGCCCGAGCGGCGTGATCCAATGTCCCCTTTCCGGTACGGCGGTGGACTCCTGGTTGCAGTTTGTTATCAGCAATACCGTCGAGTTCGGCGAGGTGATGGTTGGCCACATGGACAGCATTCGGACTGCCATTCGCGCCATGGGCAACGTCCCGATGACCGTACAGTCCATTGAAGTTGCGCCGCCGTTTTCCGCGCTCCTCAATCTGCCCATGGAACTACAGGTTACCCAGACTCTGTTCTTCTGGCCGCGCTTCGCTCCTACGGAAGTGGGTGAATACAACGGCTTATTGATTATCAACCACTCCGGTACGTCCTCGCCCGACACGATCTTCCTCCACGGTTTCGGCGTGCCGTTGGCGGCCGATGATTTCGCCGCGACGCTGCCCGGCGAGTTCCGTCTCCATCAGAACTACCCGAATCCGTTCAATCCGACTACCCGCATCGCCTTCGATCTGCCACGCGCATCCGACGTGAAACTGGAAGTCTTCAATGTGCAGGGTTGTCACGTCCGCGAGTTCCTGACCGGCAATCTGGCGGCGGGAAATCACACCGTCGAGTTCGACGGTTCCGGCCTGCCTTCGGGCGTATACCTCTACCGCCTCTCGGCGGGAGGCTTCGAGGGCTTCGGCAAGATGATGCTGCTGAAATAA
- a CDS encoding acyl-CoA thioesterase, which translates to MPSPTRTFVTAKLCKTLDVGLRRTLFGGNMMAWMDEAASIFAHQHTGELLMVTLKFGEIRFVRPVKEGHIVEFYVDNVKVGRTSISFEIEGWTENDLVVKTSVVFVAVDENMRPKVIEKFNH; encoded by the coding sequence ATGCCTTCTCCCACTCGCACCTTCGTCACGGCCAAGCTCTGCAAGACGCTCGACGTCGGCCTTCGCCGCACGCTCTTCGGCGGTAACATGATGGCGTGGATGGACGAAGCCGCTTCCATCTTCGCCCACCAGCACACCGGCGAATTGCTGATGGTCACGCTCAAATTCGGCGAGATCCGTTTCGTTCGTCCCGTCAAGGAAGGTCACATTGTCGAGTTCTACGTGGATAACGTGAAGGTCGGCCGCACCTCCATCAGTTTCGAGATCGAAGGCTGGACCGAAAACGACCTCGTCGTCAAGACCAGCGTCGTTTTCGTAGCGGTGGACGAGAATATGCGCCCCAAAGTCATAGAGAAGTTCAACCACTGA